The bacterium genome includes the window AGCGGGCGCGAGAGATCATCCACAGCTGCGTGCTCCCCTCGTTCCAGACCGCGCTCGAGGGGCTGCGCGAGGCGGGGCGGCTGGCCGCCCGCCATCGCGTGCCGACCGTGGTGCACACGTCCGCCCCATCCGAGTCGGCAATCGACGACGCCGCGGATGTCGCCGGCCCATTCCTGATCTCGGGGCACACCAATCATGCGACCTTCACCTTGGAGGAATCGCTGGCCTGCGCCCGGCGGCTCCGGGCGAAGGGCGCCTGGATCGAGGTCAGCACCCTGGACGCTTTCGGGCTGCGGCGCTTGGTGCCGCGGCCCGATAATATGTACGCGCTGCTCCGGCATGACCTGGTGGATTTCGTCGCGACGGATTACGCGAGCGGCAACTGGGACAATCCGTACACTGGCGTCGCACACGCGGTTGCAGACGGCGTGCTCACGCTCCCGAAGGCGGTCGCGCTCGTGAGCCGGAACGTGACGCGGGCATATCCCGCGCTCGCGCCGGATCGCGGGGAGATCACCCCAGGAAAGGCCGCCGACCTCGTGGTGTGCCGCGAGCGGTTCGACCAGGTCGATCTCGTCTTCGTCAACGGCCGGCTGGTCTGGGAGGGAGGAACTGTGCGGCGATCGCCTGCGCCCTCGCCCGGGAATTCGTAGGGTCGGGATAGGGAGGATCGAGTTCAGGACTGGGGGGACTGCGATGGACATCGTGGTAATCGGTGGGGGCATCGTCGGCGCCTCGGTGGCGTACCGGCTGGTACTGGCGGGCGCCGAGGTGACGCTCCTCGAAGCCGGCC containing:
- a CDS encoding amidohydrolase family protein, with amino-acid sequence GEVGGGHTLGGGGQDYMYIPMAVERETGVALTPHQAAEIKYAVLGRRVRVEAYDRDRVEAALAGAALAGRITPERAREIIHSCVLPSFQTALEGLREAGRLAARHRVPTVVHTSAPSESAIDDAADVAGPFLISGHTNHATFTLEESLACARRLRAKGAWIEVSTLDAFGLRRLVPRPDNMYALLRHDLVDFVATDYASGNWDNPYTGVAHAVADGVLTLPKAVALVSRNVTRAYPALAPDRGEITPGKAADLVVCRERFDQVDLVFVNGRLVWEGGTVRRSPAPSPGNS